From the genome of Haladaptatus caseinilyticus:
CTTATAGAATTGATATACATTGGTATTAAGATGGTTGAACGTATCTTTTGAATATGGAACCTGATATTGTTTTAGCGCAAACGGGGGCGATTCCACCAATAACACCTAGCATGGGTGTTGTATTTGGAATTGTTCTTCTTGCGCTGGCTCTTTTTATAACTGAATTATTACCAATTGATGTCACAGCAATTCTCATCATGGTACTTCTTATGTTTCTGAGTCCGTGGACCAATGTTTCCATTTCAGAAGGACTCTCGGGATTTTCAAATACAGCGACTGTTGCCGTCCTTGCGATGCTTATTCTCTCGACAGGGATCAGCAAAACAGGACTTGTTCAGATAATTGGACGAAAGATGGCTGCGTTTGCCGGGAACAATCGGACGAAGCAGCTTATCGCGACGATCGGCGTCACTGGGCCCGTTTCTGGGTTTATCAATAACACCCCAGTGGTTGCTATCCTTGTACCCGTCATTTCTGATCTTGCCCATGAAGGGAATACATCTCCTTCGAAACTCCTTATCCCACTCTCGTTTGCCTCCATGTTTGGTGGGATGCTCACGCTTATTGGTACCTCAACGAACTTGCTTGCGTCTAGCGTTTCTGACCGACTGATCGGTCAACCGTTCTCAATGTTTACCTTTACCGGTCTCGGCATAATTGTGCTTCTTACCGGTGGTTTGTATCTACTAACAGTCGGTCATAGACTCATTCCGACACGTGTCCCTGCACGTGAAGACTACATCGAAGAGTATGATCTGCAAGGCTATGTGTTTGAAGTTGTTGTCCGCGAGGAGTCTGCTATTGTTGGGAAAACGGTTGAATCTGCAATCGATGAGTCTCAATTCGATGCGGACATTGTCCAACTGATTCGTGATGGTGAACAGTACTTCGAAGGCATCGCGAGCAAATTGATTCGTCCCGATGACATCCTCACTGTTCGTACGGATCGCGCGACGCTCGAAGAGCTCCGCAAACAGGAAGGCTTTGAACTCATTGGAACACGCCCGTCCGACTCGGAACTTGAACCGGAGGATGGAGCGACTCAAACACTCGTTGAGATTGTTATTCAATCTGGATCCTCGTTACTGGGAGAAACAATTTCATCATCGTCATTTCGTGAACGGTATGACGCAAGCGTGCTTGCGTTTCGATCCGGTGGGAAGACAATCCGCAGTCGGCTCAATGATGTTGAGCTACAAGTCGGCGACACGCTTCTCGTTCAGGCACCGAGCGACAGTATTGACCGACTTAGTCGTAACCCTGAATTCATCGTTGCTCACGAATCTAGATCTCCCGATTACCGGACGGAGAAAATTCCCTGGGCACTCGGTATAATTACCGGTGTCGTTGGGCTCGTTGGAATGCCGTGGGGAATGCTTGCTGCTGTTACTGGTGTCGAGATGTTTGCAGATCTCGAATTTAATATCGTCCAGACGGCGCTTGCGGGTGTCGTTTTAATGGTTATCGCTGATGTTATCAAACCGGGTGAAATCTACGAGGGCGTTGACTGGAGCGTTATTTTCCTACTGGCGGGCGTCATCCCCTTAGGGGTTGCCTTAGAACAGACTGGTGCGGCAAATCTTCTTGGCTCGCTTGTCGCTGCCACTGCAGGATTTCTCCCGCTCATCGGTGTCCTCTGGGTATTCTACATCGCAACAGGGCTGATTACGAGTATTATCAGCAACAATGCGAGTGTGGTTTTGATGATTCCGGTCGCTATTGAGGCGGCCAGAGATATTGGTGGGAATCCGTTTGCGTTTGTCCTCGCCGTAACCTTTGCAGCTTCGACAGCATTTATCA
Proteins encoded in this window:
- a CDS encoding SLC13 family permease, whose amino-acid sequence is MEPDIVLAQTGAIPPITPSMGVVFGIVLLALALFITELLPIDVTAILIMVLLMFLSPWTNVSISEGLSGFSNTATVAVLAMLILSTGISKTGLVQIIGRKMAAFAGNNRTKQLIATIGVTGPVSGFINNTPVVAILVPVISDLAHEGNTSPSKLLIPLSFASMFGGMLTLIGTSTNLLASSVSDRLIGQPFSMFTFTGLGIIVLLTGGLYLLTVGHRLIPTRVPAREDYIEEYDLQGYVFEVVVREESAIVGKTVESAIDESQFDADIVQLIRDGEQYFEGIASKLIRPDDILTVRTDRATLEELRKQEGFELIGTRPSDSELEPEDGATQTLVEIVIQSGSSLLGETISSSSFRERYDASVLAFRSGGKTIRSRLNDVELQVGDTLLVQAPSDSIDRLSRNPEFIVAHESRSPDYRTEKIPWALGIITGVVGLVGMPWGMLAAVTGVEMFADLEFNIVQTALAGVVLMVIADVIKPGEIYEGVDWSVIFLLAGVIPLGVALEQTGAANLLGSLVAATAGFLPLIGVLWVFYIATGLITSIISNNASVVLMIPVAIEAARDIGGNPFAFVLAVTFAASTAFITPVGYQTNLFVYGPGGYKFTDFARVGAPLQLLLSVVTVLGIALFWGVSVPA